CTCATTTCCATTCCAAGTAAACCTTGAGAAGTATAGCTGTGGTCAGAGAGCTTACGGCAAAAGCAATGGCTCAAACCCCAATGCTGGGAAAGCTTTCTGACTCGCCTCTGCCCCATCGAATGTGGCTACGGCTACAACGGGATATAGCACTAAAGACAGAAACCGGGCAGTTTACCTGTCCGGTTTCTACATTAAACTTAGGCTGAATCTCCCTTCTCCTTAAGAAGTCAGGAAATCAGGATAATTAAACACCAACAGCTTTCTTGGTAACGGCTGTCAGTTCGCCCTTAGCATACTTCGCAGCATACTCATCCAGCGAGATCTGCTTGATCTTGCTCGCGTTGCCAGCTGTACCGAACTGCTGATAACGCTCAGCACACACTTTCTGCATGTACTTGATGGAAGGCTTCAAGAAGTGACGAGGGTCAAACTCTTTGGGGTTTGCAGCCAGAGCTTCACGAACCGCCGCTGTGATTGCCAAACGGTTGTCAGTGTCGATGTTGACTTTGCGAACACCGCTCTTGATGCCCTTTTGAATTTCTTCAACAGGTACACCATAGGTTTCAGGGATCGCACCACCATACTGGTTGATCAACGCAATCAGATCTTCGGGAACGGAGGAAGATCCATGCATAACCAGGTGAGTGTTGGGCAGACGACGGTGAATTTCTTCGATGCGGCTGATTGCCAAAATTTCACCAGTGGGCTTACGGGTAAACTTGTAAGCACCGTGGCTAGTCCCGATCGCCACTGCCAGGGCATCTACTTGAGTCGCTTCAACGAACTGAACCGCTTCATCGGGGTCAGTTAACAGTTGGTCATGGGAAAGAGTGCCCTCAAATCCGTGACCATCTTCCTTGTCACCTTTTCCAGTTTCCAGAGAACCCAAGCAACCTAGCTCACCTTCAACGCTCGCGCCGATCGCGTGAGCCACTTTCACAACTTCGCTGGTGACGCGCACGTTGTACTCAAAGCTTGCAGGAGTCTTAGCATCGGCTTCTAAAGAACCGTCCATCATGACGCTAGTGAAGCCATTCTTCAGAGCAGAATAGCAAGTTGCAGGCTCGTTACCGTGATCCTGGTGCATCACGATGGGGATGTGGGGATAGGTTTCGATCGCCGCCAGAATCAAGTGACGGAGGAAATTTTCGCCCGCATACTTACGAGCACCACGAGAAGCTTGCAGGATCACAGGGCTATCAGTCTCAGCAGCAGCCTGCATGATTGCCTGGATCTGCTCCATATTGTTGACGTTAAATGCAGGGATGCCGTATCCATTCTCGGCTGCGTGATCCAGCAGCAGTCGCATTGGCACTAGTGCCATAGGGATTCCTCCTAATTGGTGTGATCAGCTAATTTCGGCTTGAGGCAGACAATTCTTAGGATAATCTTAAGATACTTTCTGCTCCGCAGTGAATTGTATCTATCAATTTCAATCACTTAGTTATTGTTAAGTATAAATGCTCATGAGTACTTTGCCCACTCTATTTTTTATTTTTGCGGCAAAGCTTACTCAAACACAGGTGCCCATATCTCAGAGACAGGTAACTCCCATCCGGGTCATAACGCTGGTAGGGTTAAAACCTCGCCGTTTCGCAAGATTTGAGCATCTTCCACTCGCTCAATATTGGGGCGGTAAACTTCCATCGTTTGAGTTCTGGGATCAACCAGCACGCCAACCTGAGTCTTTAACTGAATAAACCCCTGAATCTTTTGCTGTGAGAGCCATCAGCCTTGATTAGAGTAAAGTGTCTCTATTGTGGCATGTGTACCGTTAGAAACGCGGTTAAAGCGACTCAAAGGTTGCAGTGAAGTCTTCTAATGTCAAGCAATCGGCAACAAAATCTTCCGCATCGCTAACATTCTCAATTTGATATTCCATAATCCGCCGCTCATCATCTTTCATCTTTTTAGATGAGATTGGTGTGCCTGAATATTTGTCTGCGATCGCGTTGAATGCCGTGGCATTTTTGCGCCAACCTTCAGCAGAACATTGAATGATGACCCGCCACATCTTGAACCTTGATATGCATTAGAACGATAAAGTCTGGAATTTATGGGTCGCCTGGGATTCGAACCCAGAACTAATCGGTTAAAAGCCGAGTACTCTACCGTTGAGTTAGCGACCCTTGTTGTTGGAATGAAAGATGGCTCAAAAACGCGCCAATTACCAACGTATCACATCATACAATTCATCTGCACGAAAATCTCAAAATTTCTTAAAAAAGTTTTTCTACAGGACTGTGACGGATAACTTGACGATCGCCTCCAACGTTGCCCCCGGTTCCAGATGAGTTAAATGCTCTCCGGTGTTGAGGGCATTGCGAGGTGCCGTCCACGGTTCAAGGCAATAGAAGTCCTTACCCTTCACCGTCCAAAACACCACCGTTGAATAGACCGAATCGTATTCTACCGTAAGATGGAGCTTGCGGCTTAAATCTGTTGCGCTTGCCGACTGGCGAGTCACGTTGCGAAACGCAGCGTCAATCTCGTCCTGCTCAAAATCAAACTTGCCGGAGTAAGCATCTACACTTTGAGAACGTTGATTGTAAAACTCAGTGCCAGGGATATCCAAAGTCAGTTGCGATTTATCTGTGACCTCAAAATAGGGGTGCAACCCCGTTGAAAAGGGCATCGGTTCACTGGAACGGTTGGTAAATCGTTGGTGGATCTCCAAGGAGTTGCCCTGGAGCTTATAGGTAAAATTCACTAAAAAGTCAAACGGATAAACGGCACGAGTTTGCTCATTGCTGGTCAACTGCAACGAGAGATGAGCACTATCCTGTGTGCCCTGCTCAACCACTTCCCAGGGGAGATCGCGGGCGAATCCGTGTTGTTTCAGGGTATAGGTCTGCCCGTTGTGCGTGTAGGTGTTGTCGGGCAAATTTCCACAGATGGGAAACAGAATGGGAATGCCCCCACGTACCGTCAGTTCTGGGTTCGTAAATCGGGCTGCATCAAGGTACAAAATATCGTGTTCTTGGAGTTTCCAACGAGTTACAATGCCACCGCGCTCTGGCACAACCTCTACTTGAGCTTGGGCCGTTTCATCTGAGAGAACGTAGGTTTTGTATTGCTCTTGCTGAGTGGCGATCGCAAACATAAGACCTCAAGTAACTGATTTTGAATTACCGATTTTGGGATGAAATCCGATTTCCACAAGCGTTTGAGTTGGGTTTCGTTGGCACTCTACCCAACCTGCGGCTTACTAATGAGCTGTGATGACGAACTGGTTTAGAACCCATCCCCCGGCAATGGTTCTACCTCAGCATCGGTCGGCTCGGCGAGTGGGTCAAGCTCATCAGGGAAGAGAATTTCTTCACTTTCTGGTTCGGGCAACACGTCGATTTCTGCCGTTTCTGGAATAGCATCGACAGGTTGAACGGCGTTATCGGGCGTGGTTGCTTCTTGCTTGAGCGGATCGGTGGGCTTGGGAATGGCTTGATTGTCGATGGGAGTCTGCTCTGAGCCATCCGGGTAGGTAATGAAGGAGTTAGCTGGAGCCGTAGTACCCTCGTCAGATGGTGCGGTAATCGGAGTCGTGCCTTCAACGGTAGATGGCTCTAATGAAGCTGGTTCACCTGAAGGGGGTTCCACAAAGGAAGACTCCGGCGAAGTTGGCTTCACCGAGGGAGGTTGTGTGATGATGGGAGGTTGCGTGTTGACGGGCGGTTGGGTTGCAGGTTGAGCCGCTTCAGTCATCGGTTGAGCACTGGGTTGGGTGCTGGGTGGTTGAGCATCAAGCGTGACTGGAAAATCCATTGGTTGCTCAAACTGCGCCGACGCCTTACGAATCCGTTGCAAAATCTCCTCAGCTTTTTCGCCACTGGCAATCTGAGGCTTGTCTTGGCTCACCTGCACAGGCAAAAACTCTAGACGCATCTGGTTTTGCCGCAGCGATACCTTTAGCATAGCCGTGTCGTAGTTGGGCTGCGAAGCGGGATTCTCGCTATTGGGGAAGATGAAATTTCCGAGGGAGTAGGCGATCGCCCGTCCTTTGTAAATTTCAGCCCCCTGGAGGACATCCGGATGATGCCCAACGACCAAGTCGGCTCCCTGGTCGATCGCCGTTCGTGCCAGGTTCATTTGCCAATCAGCGGGTTGCTCTGTCAACTCTTGATTCCAGTGGTAATTGACCACGACCCAATCTACCTGGTCACGGATAGCCTGGATGTCGGCACTGACCTGGTCACTCAACCCCGGATTGACCCCTGCTTTCCAGGTTCCTGCGGCGTGCTGGTCACTGTCTGAGTAGCCCAGATAGGCAATCCGTTGCCCCCGCACATCCATAATCTCAGGGCGACGAGCCTCCTGCTGATTGCGACCTGCACCTAGAGAGTGAATGCCAGCTTGTTCCAGTGTTTCGATCGCCTGGGTCAACTCGGAGTCATCTCTTTGAAGCAGGGCGTTATTAGCTAAATTAACGACATCCACGCCATCCGCTTGTAATGCTTGGATTGCTGCTGACGGATCTGCTGCACCGACAGCAGGTGTTGTGGGTGGGGTATTTAAATAAGCCAGCGTCACATCGGGTTGGGAGATTCGGTTGCGAGCCGCACTTTCTGTCGGGGAGGTTTCTCGGATCGCGCCCAACGCCTCTTCATTACTAAATGCCAGCGTCACAGTTGAGTTTAATTCATCTCCCTCTGCCTCAAACTGAGTGACGGGAACCTGTTCGAGGGCTGTTTCGACAACGGCAGGGCGAGTGATGCCTTCAGCCGTAACGGTTTCTGGCGATCGCAACGTGGAGTTAGCCACCTCAACTGCACAGCCCAGAATGAAGGCAGCAGCGGCAGATTTAACCAACAGGCGTAATCGGGGATTGGTGAGATGATCTTGAAGATTGAGTTGGCGGACTTGCTCGTGCAAAGTATGAGCGGTTTTTACCAGATCTAACTTAGGCAGAGTGGGGAGGAGGGGTTCCACTCGGCGAACCGCGATCGCTTTGGGACGAGAACGTCGCTTTTTGCCCGGTGCAAGCAACCGGACACTTTGTTGCCAGAGCATGTGAGAGCCACCTGCATAGCAGGCAACAATTTGAGCACCCGCAATCAAATCAGACTTTAATTTACACAATCGATGACAAATGAAGCGCACCAATCGTTCGCGATCGGGCGCATGTTGAAACTCCACGAGAATCAGCAGATATCCCGGTCGAGAGGCAGCGGCAACGCAAACATAAATGCCTTGAGGAACCAGATAGGCATTGATCCAATAGGCGATCGCCCGAAAGTGCCCCGCCCGTGCCATCTGCATTACAGATGGTTGATATAACTCCTCAATGGACGCTACAGAAGGCTTCGCAAGCTCTAAATTAACCATGTAGCCAACTCCTCAAGGTCATCATTTCACACCTTCCCACCACCAAGATTGCCAATGGAATCGTAACTTTTAATACGCCAATTGGTTTCCTTACCTCAAGGAATATCTGAAAACAAGGTATTGTCAGTGATTTAAATCACAAAAACAATCGATGAATATCACAATACCACACCGATCTCAATCAACCTAAAAGACGGAAGAATCATTGATAGTTATAAGAGTAGAAAAGCATTAATAATTGGCAAGGATGCATCCTTTCCTATGATCGACACACTTGTACAATCAGCTTTACAAACGGGCTGGCTCAGCGTTGAATCAGAGGGTCTGCTTCGTCAGGTGATCGCGATGCGAAGCTTTCACACAACTGATATGACCGCCATTGAGCGTTTGTATGACGCTGTACATCAGGGCTTAGTGAAGCGAGAAGCCTGTGGCACCTCAGAAGTGTTGCCACTCCCTAAACTAGATTGTTCTACTTTGCAGCCCAAGTAAAGCTAGTTCGTATCATTCGTAACAGAAATTTGCTTTTCTAGTATTGAGCGGACTGCAAATAAGAGATCAAGGGGCGAATTTAATTCGCCCTTTTTGACGTTCTTGAGGATTTATTTGAATGGGACGAAGGGGTCAGGTTTATCCTAGAAGGCAGGGTTGATTACACCCTGCTCCATTGCCTATGACACCCGTGCCAAATTCTTCTGAGTCCAATAGTTCTAATCAGTTTGAAGCGAATCCTATCCCTGATAATCAGAGCGATCGCTTAAATGGTCAGATCGCTGTTCCGCCTTCCAGTCAACCGTATGGTGAGGTGACTCGCCAGGAGAACAGTTCAACGATTATCTCTCAACCTCCAACCCCGTCAAATCCTGCCCCACCCTCTGCTGCATTTATTGTGCTGGTCGCCATTGGGGTCATGTTTGTAGGATTATTGACCAATAGCCTCTGGATCAGCATTGGAGGCACCATTGTTGCCACGCTAATCTCGCTGCGAATTTTGGCGCGGACCCTACAAATTGTCATCACTGAACTTGTCACAGAGCAACAATTGCTCATTGCCCTATTGGGACTGATCGTGGCAGCCATCTGTGTTCTGCGGTTTACCCCCATTGGAGAGCGGTTGGGCAGTTGGTATAACGGCTTAAATTGGGATGCCGTGGGTGCGACGGGTGAAGTCGTGGGTGCGGTCGGTCAAATTTTGATCGCCGTTCTAGCCGTTTATATTGCGTGGCGACAATACGTTATTTCCAAAGATCTCACGATTCAGCAAAACCTGATTACCCAGCAGCAGACCATCGACTCCTACTTTCAGGGCATCTCTGAGTTAGTCCTGGATGCTGAAGGGTTGCTGGAGGATTGGCCTCAAGAGCGGGCGATCGCGGAAGGACGCACAGCGGCGATTCTCAGCAGCATTGATGCTCCCGGTAAAGCCAAGGTGATTCGGTTTTTGTCCCGTTCTCGATTGCTTACCCCTTTGAAGCGCGATCGCCTGCTTGGTCGTGCCATCCTGGATGGTTCAGGTGGCTATCAAGAAGATCGAGATTTTGGGGTACGGGTGATTGATCTGGGGGTGATGTTGGCTGAGTCAAATTTGGCAGGCACTGACCTGCGTTGGACTGACCTGAGTGACGCGAATTTGATTCGTGCCAATTTGAACGGATGCAGTTTGGTCAAAGCCAATCTAGCCCGTACGGTTCTAGTCGATGCTAACCTGTCCGGGGCTGACATTATGGGAGCCACACTATTTTACGGTTCTGCGGACACCGCCACACCCCGCAGTCGGGCTGATATTCCCGATTACACGACGGGTGCCCACACTGGTGCGGTGGTCGAAAATGCAGATCTCACCAGCGTCCAACGGATCTCGAATGAGCAGCGATATTATTGCTGTGCTTGGGGAGGTTCAAAAACGAGAGCCACTATTCCCGGTGGGTGTGAGGGAATTCCGAATCGTTTAGGACGATAGGAAATAGGTAGAAGAAAGAAGAGAGAAGAGGGAAGAGAGAAAAAAGAAGAGAGAAGAGAGAAGGCAGAAAATAGAAGAGAGAAGATAGAAGAGAGAAGGCAAAAAAGAAGGGTGAATGGTGAGAGCAAAGATTTGCTATTCCCCATTCCCCACTCCCAACACCTTATCTTGTCCGGAAATTGCGCCGACGCATCAGAAACTCTGGCAGATCAATTTTGCTAAAGCGAGGCGATGGAAGGGCAGAGAGGGGTTCTGGTTCAGAGGTTTGATCGCTGCCGACCCACTGCAATAGGGCGAGTAACTCGATCAGGGCAGGGGTGACGGGGATATTGGTGTCGTTGTCAGTTAAGGAATTGGGGAGAGCTTGTTCGAGCAGGTCGCTCATGTGGGCCATCTGACGCTGGTGTGCCAGATAGCGATCCTTCCAGTGCTGAACAGCGGTTTCATATTCACTTGCCTGTCGAGCCTGCTGAAGGATTTGTTCCTGCATTTCATGCACGTCTCGTTCCAGGTCGGCTATACGGGTGCCCTGTCGATCGCGCTCTAGCTCAAGCTCCTGGGAGGTTTGCTGCCATTTTGCCTGGAGTTTGTGTTGCTTGGCGAGTTCGGTTTCCAGTTCTTCGACCTTAATTTGAGCGATCGCCAATTCTTTACGCAATGCGGCGATCGCTGTATCCCGTTCGGCTGCCAGAGTTTTAGTTTGGCGCAGGGTCAGCTCTAAAACCTGACGTTCTTCTAAAAAGTGGGCTGCTTGTTTTAATTCGGTTTCTAGCGCAACGATGTGTTGCGTGAGACGGTGAATCTGTTGTTGAGCAATGGCTAGTTGCTCTTGAGCCTCCGTGGGATCGGCGGCAGTATTATCCAACGGTAAGGAGAGTTGGATGGGTGCCTCTGGAGTTGGTAACACTTTGGGGGGGCTTTCCCCCAGGGAGTCGCCCGATACAAGCTCCTGTAAGAGGGAGTACTGAGCTAAGCCAAGGATGGCTAACAAGACTTGATCTCGAACTTTTAGGCTTTGTTCAGAGCGTTGGAGTTGTTGCTTTAAACAGGCAATCGCCTGATGTTGCACAGAGGCAAATTCTTCGGTCTTGATCAGTTGAGCTTCTAAAAATGCTTGATTTTGAATTTGTCCTTTAAAGTCTGCCAAACATGCCAAAGCCTGATCTAGAGCGTGTTCTAGATCACGAATTCGGGTGGTTGAATCCTGCGTTGTAGCAGAAGTAGCGTCTAATGCTTCGACGGGGAAGGGATTTAGCTCCGCTGAGTCCTGGGCGATCGCCTGGTCAGGGGAGGCAATCTGAGCCATAGCATCCAAAGGAGGCTGTTCGTCGGTTGAACAGAGAGCATGAGGGATGTCGGGTTGTGGCATTCAAAACCTCCCCTGAAACAGGCTCTTTTGAACCGATGAATCAAGCAAATAAGCTTGAATCCAGTCTACAAGATCGATTTCCTCAATCGAAACTCGTCACCCAATTAATTCA
This DNA window, taken from Oscillatoria sp. FACHB-1407, encodes the following:
- the fba gene encoding class II fructose-bisphosphate aldolase (catalyzes the reversible aldol condensation of dihydroxyacetonephosphate and glyceraldehyde 3-phosphate in the Calvin cycle, glycolysis, and/or gluconeogenesis), with translation MALVPMRLLLDHAAENGYGIPAFNVNNMEQIQAIMQAAAETDSPVILQASRGARKYAGENFLRHLILAAIETYPHIPIVMHQDHGNEPATCYSALKNGFTSVMMDGSLEADAKTPASFEYNVRVTSEVVKVAHAIGASVEGELGCLGSLETGKGDKEDGHGFEGTLSHDQLLTDPDEAVQFVEATQVDALAVAIGTSHGAYKFTRKPTGEILAISRIEEIHRRLPNTHLVMHGSSSVPEDLIALINQYGGAIPETYGVPVEEIQKGIKSGVRKVNIDTDNRLAITAAVREALAANPKEFDPRHFLKPSIKYMQKVCAERYQQFGTAGNASKIKQISLDEYAAKYAKGELTAVTKKAVGV
- a CDS encoding Uma2 family endonuclease is translated as MQGFIQLKTQVGVLVDPRTQTMEVYRPNIERVEDAQILRNGEVLTLPAL
- a CDS encoding aldose epimerase family protein — encoded protein: MFAIATQQEQYKTYVLSDETAQAQVEVVPERGGIVTRWKLQEHDILYLDAARFTNPELTVRGGIPILFPICGNLPDNTYTHNGQTYTLKQHGFARDLPWEVVEQGTQDSAHLSLQLTSNEQTRAVYPFDFLVNFTYKLQGNSLEIHQRFTNRSSEPMPFSTGLHPYFEVTDKSQLTLDIPGTEFYNQRSQSVDAYSGKFDFEQDEIDAAFRNVTRQSASATDLSRKLHLTVEYDSVYSTVVFWTVKGKDFYCLEPWTAPRNALNTGEHLTHLEPGATLEAIVKLSVTVL
- a CDS encoding CapA family protein; amino-acid sequence: MVNLELAKPSVASIEELYQPSVMQMARAGHFRAIAYWINAYLVPQGIYVCVAAASRPGYLLILVEFQHAPDRERLVRFICHRLCKLKSDLIAGAQIVACYAGGSHMLWQQSVRLLAPGKKRRSRPKAIAVRRVEPLLPTLPKLDLVKTAHTLHEQVRQLNLQDHLTNPRLRLLVKSAAAAFILGCAVEVANSTLRSPETVTAEGITRPAVVETALEQVPVTQFEAEGDELNSTVTLAFSNEEALGAIRETSPTESAARNRISQPDVTLAYLNTPPTTPAVGAADPSAAIQALQADGVDVVNLANNALLQRDDSELTQAIETLEQAGIHSLGAGRNQQEARRPEIMDVRGQRIAYLGYSDSDQHAAGTWKAGVNPGLSDQVSADIQAIRDQVDWVVVNYHWNQELTEQPADWQMNLARTAIDQGADLVVGHHPDVLQGAEIYKGRAIAYSLGNFIFPNSENPASQPNYDTAMLKVSLRQNQMRLEFLPVQVSQDKPQIASGEKAEEILQRIRKASAQFEQPMDFPVTLDAQPPSTQPSAQPMTEAAQPATQPPVNTQPPIITQPPSVKPTSPESSFVEPPSGEPASLEPSTVEGTTPITAPSDEGTTAPANSFITYPDGSEQTPIDNQAIPKPTDPLKQEATTPDNAVQPVDAIPETAEIDVLPEPESEEILFPDELDPLAEPTDAEVEPLPGDGF
- a CDS encoding pentapeptide repeat-containing protein; protein product: MTPVPNSSESNSSNQFEANPIPDNQSDRLNGQIAVPPSSQPYGEVTRQENSSTIISQPPTPSNPAPPSAAFIVLVAIGVMFVGLLTNSLWISIGGTIVATLISLRILARTLQIVITELVTEQQLLIALLGLIVAAICVLRFTPIGERLGSWYNGLNWDAVGATGEVVGAVGQILIAVLAVYIAWRQYVISKDLTIQQNLITQQQTIDSYFQGISELVLDAEGLLEDWPQERAIAEGRTAAILSSIDAPGKAKVIRFLSRSRLLTPLKRDRLLGRAILDGSGGYQEDRDFGVRVIDLGVMLAESNLAGTDLRWTDLSDANLIRANLNGCSLVKANLARTVLVDANLSGADIMGATLFYGSADTATPRSRADIPDYTTGAHTGAVVENADLTSVQRISNEQRYYCCAWGGSKTRATIPGGCEGIPNRLGR